The Neodiprion pinetum isolate iyNeoPine1 chromosome 5, iyNeoPine1.2, whole genome shotgun sequence genome segment ACGTGCCGACCTCCGCACGAGGCGCAAATCTCGCACATTGTCGGCTGACGGCGATCAGAATTTGTGTCTGATCTCAACACGAAACCGTGAACGTGACGTCGGTTAGACGCGTCACGTGGCGATGTTGTTTTCGATACTTTTAACGGGTTTCTTTAGTCGGAAGTCACTGATTTGaaagctgatttttttttttttttgtgtttcgtACGCTTGTAGAGGTTCGCCAACATTTACGTTATCACAAAAAGGAAAAGGGAAACTTTCGCCATTACGGcagaataatataatttacatGAGTTGAAATCTCACCTTCCTACAGacgatgaaaaagaattctttttcTGGAATATTAAATACGGTTCCTTTTATACTCTTCGACAGAATTTTGCACGTTTCGTATGTTTCGCATTCAGTAATATCatacaaattaatattatacaactTAACAAACATGGTGAAAGACGTGTTTCGATATTTGAATAGACGTGATTTCATTGGatgaagaatttaaaaaaatactccGCCGTGTTTGGTTAACATAAGTGAACAAATCATTTCTCTGTTTATGGAATTCTGTAGTGTCTGGCAGTCACGCTAGCCAtagacaattaaaaaaaagaattatgtGGGAGTTCCATCTCGTCCGGAACACTTTTCTGCGCATCGGTCAACGATTTTGACGCCACCCGACATTTCGGTGCTTGGCTGACTGAAAACAACTATTTTAAACTCCTAGGTCGTGATGTAGCATTGCTTGAGAGATCTTGACCTTTcaacattattaaaaaaaaaaaacgaacgttTGTCGTGTACCGAGAGATTTGAACTGGTATAACTTGGCTCCCTGTATCCGGAAGAATATCTTCAAAACTGATTTACGAACTCGAATGACTCGTCTTTTAGGCCGTGtgattggaaatttttgaaaaaaaggttTCAACTTTGTTATTTTCCAATAGatgttgattttcattttcttactGGAGggcataatttttcttcacgaaAAATTTACCGTACTTAACTCGTTCCGTACTAAAGAAATCCTATAATTTGTGGTGGGATGTTCCTCTTTTTTTGTTACTCCCCAATCATTTCATTTCCTCATCATCGGACATAGCgcattcattttcattataaaaaaaaaaaaaatctatgtaTGTAAACATCTCGAGCATCACGTCCAAAGCTCAAGTTGGTCAAATTTTTAGGAAACAcaattgattcaaaattttggGTCGTTTTGGATTAGCGGAGGATCAAAATCTCAAATACCATCAAAATCGATTTTACACGTGAGTTAATCCTTGGACAATTCAGAAGGCCAGAcatttatctctctctctctctctctatttttcgcGCTCATCGTCCTCGACAAAGAAATCAGATAAGGTACAGAATGTATTAGGCGATTACGCTGAGGCCACGTACCTATAATAACCCAGGTCATCAACCAGCTAGCCAGCCCGTCATGCCATTCCATCCTATAAATTCGATTCCTCCGTATTCCTTTTCCCTTCTTGTCATTCCTTTATTTACAGCTTTTCACATCTTTCTCTTTGCCATGTTTCTCGACGGAAATTTTTGTCCGCATACAGTAGCAGCACGAGCAGTTCTCTTCTTATTCCATTATGCAGGCTGTCTTGCTACCGCTCTCCCTCACTTTCGGAactgacgacgacgacgacgacgacgacgacgagaaaCGGACGAGGTGGTTCTTCGTTCAAACTTATATTATACTCATGTGAGAGGGCAATGGCCCCTCCAGTGCCGTACATATTATTACGAGGGTCGAAACAAACTGCCTCTCAGTGGAGACCGACCTTCGTTGCGGGGTCAATCGCGTTTCGTGTGTCGTTTGCTCGtagtaatgaaaaaacaaattgattaattatacatTGTATTGATCCTAGGGAAAAACCAAGGCAAACTTCTCTCCTTCCACAACTCCtcctgttatttatttatttatttttttacttcacgGCTCATGGCTCATGACTGTGTAAGAGTagtcttgtttttttttttcgtttgttaagtaattttaattacgTTAACAAATGGTGATTCGCTGCGGAGAATGATCCGAGACGGCGTGGCAGgagaattaattttaaataggAATCGACTGATCGATTGGGGGAGGTTTTAGTAGGGATATGTATACACCTCCATTATCCTTGAATAATCACGATTTCAGTGTATATTACTTAGCGTGTCTAcgtttttagaaaattgaaacatttctACGTTgggttataatttattttctcaaagtGGGAGAACGGACCAAACGAAAATTTGAGACGTtaaacctgaaaaattttgaaaaacctgAAACAATTGCTACCTGATTGAATACGACTTATTGCGATCTCTCGAAAAATCGagaatatttcgaattttacatAGTAATCAGGGATAAGGTAAATAATACGACGGGGAAGACGTTGACTAAAAAAATGACAGTTGAAAGAggttattatacgtatatatgcgGATTAATTATccaagaaatataaaaattgaaacgaaattaaCGGCGCTTGATAAATtatctaaaaataattaaatttcacgttttacgtacggtaaaagaaaaaaaaaactataccTTATACGTTATATGCATCGTGTAACGAACGTATAAAGGTCTTTGTGATTTCCTCATCATTTGGCCTCCATCCAGAATGACGATGACGTTCTACCTATTTGATGATGTGCGTATGCATGCATGCGGTGTCTGAAAGCTTCGCTCCCTTTCGCATTGCTCTGCCACGAACAAAGAAATATAACCGTTAATTCTTTCGCCACTATTTCCAGTCAAAGTTGCCACCGGTAAAAATGttccctaaaaaaaaaaaagtaaccagACGCAGAGCTATACGTaacattataaataaaaatggaatttatACGGTAAGAGAAAACTGGAAAGTAACGGTTTAGTTGAGATACGCAATGGTCAAGATTATCTTCGGATACTTAGCTTTAtagtaagtaaaaaaaaactgtagacggtgagaagagaaaaaataatggtacagcgagaaaaaatgaattagcAACGTTTTGTTTGATCGATATcggaaataaacaaaacaaaccTACAACAACCACGGACTTTCGTTGAGTGTATGTGTCACTCAAAAAACATCCCACTGTCTCTTAGTTTGTATCCACCTCTACTACAGACGATGCAATTTGAacattgaaaacaaaattcaagtttcCATCGTTGACTAATAAGACTCGTTAAAAGATTCATTTAATTCACGTTTCtgataaaatcattatttacCAGTATCAGGAATGTCTGAGATgcagtaaattataataaggaaaaatatatccatatttgaaaaacttggcTAGATCAAAGTCACTATACAAAtgcaaaatagtgatttttcttctgcatgtttcgttacgttaacgttactaatttcagTCTCTTAGACTTCATCAGGCTGAAGTATGTAACGTTAATACAATGATGCATCTTTagaaaaattcgttattttgCAACTCTAGGATTACCTAAAATTTACCAAACCCTTAATACAGCGCCAACAAACTCAGATTTTGTAAATCCAACTTTTCCAGTTATACCAAATGTGcgaaatagtaattttttgtttcaacattgCTAACTCCAGCCTCGTAAGATTTCCCAGCGCGTTTTTATCAAAACTCTAGATATGCATCTTGCATGTgaataacgtataatatttaccactatatattttttcagaacgGAGATTTGTGCATATCGATTCTACACCCGCCAGTCGACGATCCACAGAGCGGAGAACTACCGTGCGAAAGGTGGAACCCGACGCAAAATGTCAGGTGGGCTTTGCACCGGGGAATTCCTTTATTCTCATACACACTCCATACTCGTACTATACATAGACATTTTAGTACCCCGCGCATAGTTCAGCTTTCATGTAAGGTATCGCATAGCCCTGTTATActtacctacctacctacctaccccGTGGGTCGCCCAGAGCCTCTACAAGAACTAGACGACTACCTAcctttttataattttcgtttcattcttttacacaactatttattgttattgtttatgtttaatttatgaatattcttcttcttcgcaaTACAGGACGATCCTCCTCTCGGTTATTTCACTACTGAACGAACCCAACACGTACAGCCCAGCAAACGTCGACGCCTCGGTGATGTACAGACGTTGGCGCGACTCCAAAGGAAAAGACAAAGAATACGAAAATATTATCAGGTAAGCGGGGTACGTCGAGTCATCTCCGGATGATACggcaaattaattaaaatcgtGATCGCATTTTAATactgtataattataaattcatttacaatatttttacgaaattaaAAGGTGTACAATGTCTTGACGTTTTATGTAATCGAAAAGCTTGTAATACATACCGTATAGGGTTTTATAACTCGTGGGCGCATTAGTGTACTGATAAGACCagaacgttatttttttagagaattgaatgctctacaaaaacgCTCTGGCTATCGTTTTACGATGAATCTACGCTTTCAAAACTTATTTTAAGGTCCTTAAACACCTTTCGACCTTACGGAACAATATTTTgcacttgaattttgaaaaaaaaaaaatagtcagtTTTTTAGATAGTCTAAATTGTTGTGAAACAATTCATCTATCCATCTATGATATTGCTTTACTCTTCAATCTTACTTTGTTTGATGTCTCACGTGTTCTTCTTGTTTCCACTCTTTGCATGATTTTAGGAAACAAGCCCAGGCGGCGAAAACAGAGGCAGAAAAAGAGGGTATAGTCGTGCCGTTAACGCTCGAGGATTATTGCATTAAGACGCGAGCACGACCGGCAGAACAACAGCTTGACATGACAGATTTTTACGATGACGAATATGAGCtggacgacgacgaggacgatCAGCTGAGTGCGAGCGATTATGAGGATGGTGACGACAGCGGAAACGGAGAGTCGTGATCCATCTCTTGAAGACTAAGAAtcacaataacaataataatgataatgaaacgaataataataataatgataataataacaagcagaaaaaggaggaggagacgaagacgaagacgaagtAGACGAATCTGAAGAAGAGTCCAAACAccaattatatatttaaaaaaaaaaaaaattcatatatatatatatataaataatgattatgaagatgatgaaaaaaagaagatggaaaaaaatcaaccacaTACACAAACACgcaaacacacacacgtaataaaagttttaaaaaacgtATGTATATCTTATTGATTaacggataaaaataaaataccgatCGAAAATAGGTTCCATTCTCTGCGAGAAATGGGTGTAGATTATACGTGCTATGTATTGCggtgattattattgttattataaaagCGAACGCCAACGAGCATTATATCGCTCaaacatcaaaatttatttcaatttcaatcgatCGTCGGTTACGAAATTCATCTTTCAGTCtcgttcttttttcgtttttttcatttccttcgTATCCTACCGTTTCTATCGTTCGAAGCATTATGAAATACGTTGATAATAAAACGGATAGTCATtacgtattattatatgttgttataaaaaaaaaaggataaaatcCTTGTCGCGGATAGAGAATGTATAATCAAATTTAAGATATGATTTTCACGTCAATGTAAAAATTATGCGCGCTGCGGATAAAGCGGTGATCTCGAGAGAACATTCATGATCTTGTTACATAGATTTCATCGATTGTAACGATAGAGTGACgtgtaaatgaataaatgaattatttgattatctaattgaatataaacacacacacacacacatacacgcatATATAACACCTGTCGACCTtaacatttcatttttatatcctgtcgtaaaataaaattagtttcacttttctttttttctttacaacgtcggtttttttgttatcactttctctccttttattctatttttcttcGGATAAATAAATCTACAAATTTACGTTAAGCAAGGCTGTGTAGATCgtttgatgaataataaaataagtgAATATATTTAACAGAAaaggggagaaaaaataaaaatggatgTAGGGTCGCTAGGTGGTGGTTTAAACCGTcgatatacagatatatacaatacaaaatatactttttttaaatacgcataaataaaaattataacgcTCGTGACTCGAATATCGCGAtctataatatgtatgtatatgtatctCTATAGTAAGCTGAGCGTCGGTTTGATGcgttgtgaaaataaaacgtaaaaaatgtaaaaaaaaaagaaaagaaaaaaagaagaaaagggcACCTAGGCTTGTGTTGCGACAAAGCACATTTCGGTATATCTTTggagtacatatatatagttatggtaaatacgttatacatacatcATAAAAGAAATTGATGCTAAAATTAAAAGATATAGTGTAAAGAGACGTAAAACATACCTACCCTAGAGATAAATGATGTGGTAAATATTTCGTATAATTCGTTGTATAATATCGATTGCGTTCGCGGCTCGGACGTACGGATTTTTATTTCGCGTTGaggaaaacaagaaaaaaattagaaagcATGAATCATTCATCATTGTTattagaaaaatgttgaatgaaaaactAGACAATCGACAAACATACTTATAcgcatatacctatattattcttttcattAAATAAACTAGTCATGCCCGGTGTGTCGTGCGATTTTAATATCCAATATGTActcttatttgtttttttaagaATTGTTGCATGAGCAATACAAAATCTGTCATGCTATACATCaatgaaacgttgaaattatcacattttcttatttctgcAGGGATATTTatcgaatttgttttcatcaCTTTCCTCTCGTCCTTAGTACCTATGTACAACAACGttctcaattattttatagATAAAACCATCCAATCTACCTTACACGTTTATCCATGGAACATTAACCACAATCCTGAAAAAGATAACAgtaattataacaataatagttgTGATATCATTACTATATGCGTCTGGTTTTCCTTTTATGATTTCTTGCTACTAATGCTAAAACGATTATCAGCTGTCTCAAACACCATATATggtgtatacacatacatgtacaatttatttttattagttttttttctttttagtttctctcatttttcgaACAACCTAATTTATTacgtgtttttctttctcttcagTTTCTTCCTCTTCACTATCATGTATTGAAAGACGACGAAGAACAGACAAGTTGTTCGTCTCTGGCTAACAAAACCTGCGTCcagattattattaatattattattaatgtttgTAATATTGTCATTACTATCGTCGTCAAaacattgttattattctctAGTCGGTTGAATACCTAAAGAAACCAACTAGaacaaatttgataaaaaagaaaagaagagaaaaaaaaaaacataaatactCTTTGTGCTTAGCCATCGATATAAGGTGTCTCGTTTGTACAATTGCTTACGGCTTGGCGATAAAAGTATAATTtacgattaaaaattaaaatactgTATATGCctgtataaataattacgTGCATACATAGTTATGCGTAAATCATGCGTACGCGCGAGCCAAAGTAATCAAATGCGCGTTTTTATTTGTAATGAGAAAAACaagagaagaaattttttttagcggATACTTTAATGTGAAACAATAGGTACACATTCAACGTTAGGTTGGATGTTATAACGAGTATAAGGATTTAGGTAACGATGATAATTTCGCGGAATGATTCTaacgagaatgaaaataaagatggaaaagaaaatggttaaaaaccacttaaaaaaaaaagaagaaaaaaaaactacataGTGAAAATAGTATAggatattgaattgaattaatattataatatgtatgaaaTATCAACGTCAacgatttaatttatttagtCATCTT includes the following:
- the LOC124220248 gene encoding ubiquitin-conjugating enzyme E2 R2, which translates into the protein MAQPTSSALRALALEYKSLQEEPVEGFRVKLVNEDNMFEWEVAIFGPPDTLYQGGYFKAHMKFPPDYPYSPPSIRFMTKVWHPNVYENGDLCISILHPPVDDPQSGELPCERWNPTQNVRTILLSVISLLNEPNTYSPANVDASVMYRRWRDSKGKDKEYENIIRKQAQAAKTEAEKEGIVVPLTLEDYCIKTRARPAEQQLDMTDFYDDEYELDDDEDDQLSASDYEDGDDSGNGES